The Hymenobacter monticola genome has a window encoding:
- a CDS encoding TolC family protein: MTVTPPNHLPVTPATPPRWRGLWLLALPLLLAGCAGTKSTYTREHVARRLQARGGYDIGTARTAAAPAPALPNLQDGLSEDETVNLALTRNPAFQADLSALALAQADLQDAGLLANPVLSGVTAFGTSPVSLALNFASDLLWQRPGRVSAAQFETQRVAESLVTRGLLVSRDAQVSYTDITLADERLRIAREAITMRAEVARIVRARYRVGEASELETVAPSADSLRAVDDYYRARRDAQVARLRLFATLGLDSVNADSVRFTVVPAAATTVPPLRTLLDSAYAARPDLWAARIGIEGIGKRLRWERSRVFSFVLSLNARLNDPNPVHLGPGAAIGLPIFNRNQGRISRVKAELEQASWQYLALRQTVNLDVREAYAQYEQATQSVALWERSYLPSLTDALRRSTKAFINGDFPYVQVAETTRQLLDARQRAADARADQRRALARLRYAVGGRF; encoded by the coding sequence GTGACCGTTACCCCCCCGAATCACCTCCCTGTTACCCCGGCCACCCCGCCCCGCTGGCGCGGCCTGTGGCTGCTGGCGCTGCCCTTGCTGCTGGCGGGCTGCGCCGGCACCAAGTCCACTTACACCCGCGAGCACGTGGCCCGGCGCCTGCAGGCCCGCGGCGGCTATGACATTGGGACGGCCCGCACGGCGGCGGCTCCGGCCCCGGCGCTGCCCAACCTGCAGGACGGCCTGAGCGAGGACGAAACCGTGAACCTGGCCCTAACGCGCAACCCCGCTTTCCAAGCTGACCTAAGCGCGCTGGCCCTGGCGCAGGCCGATTTGCAGGACGCCGGTCTGCTGGCTAACCCCGTGCTCAGCGGCGTGACGGCCTTTGGCACTTCGCCCGTGTCCCTGGCGCTGAACTTCGCCTCCGACCTGCTCTGGCAGCGCCCCGGCCGGGTGAGTGCCGCTCAGTTTGAAACCCAGCGCGTGGCCGAAAGCCTGGTCACCCGCGGGCTGCTCGTGAGCCGCGACGCCCAGGTGAGCTACACCGACATCACCCTGGCCGACGAACGGCTGCGCATTGCCCGCGAGGCCATCACCATGCGGGCCGAAGTGGCGCGCATCGTCCGAGCCCGCTACCGCGTGGGCGAGGCCAGCGAACTGGAAACCGTGGCGCCAAGTGCCGACTCCCTGCGTGCCGTGGACGACTACTACCGCGCCCGCCGCGACGCCCAGGTGGCCCGCCTGCGCCTGTTTGCCACCCTGGGCCTGGATTCGGTGAATGCCGATTCCGTGCGGTTCACGGTAGTTCCGGCGGCAGCAACCACGGTGCCGCCGCTGCGCACGCTGCTGGATTCGGCTTACGCAGCCCGGCCCGACCTGTGGGCGGCCCGCATCGGCATCGAGGGCATCGGCAAGCGATTGCGCTGGGAGCGCAGCCGGGTGTTCTCGTTCGTGCTTTCGCTGAATGCGCGCCTGAATGACCCCAATCCTGTGCATCTGGGGCCGGGCGCGGCTATTGGCCTGCCCATTTTCAACCGCAACCAGGGCCGCATCTCGCGGGTAAAAGCCGAGCTAGAGCAAGCCTCCTGGCAGTACCTGGCCCTGCGGCAGACCGTGAACCTGGACGTGCGGGAGGCCTACGCTCAGTACGAGCAGGCCACCCAGAGCGTGGCGCTGTGGGAGCGCAGCTACCTGCCCAGCCTGACCGACGCGCTGCGCCGCTCCACCAAGGCTTTCATAAACGGGGACTTTCCCTACGTGCAGGTGGCCGAAACCACCCGCCAGCTGCTCGACGCCCGCCAGCGCGCCGCCGATGCCCGCGCCGACCAGCGCCGCGCCCTGGCCCGGCTGCGCTACGCCGTGGGCGGCCGCTTCTAA
- a CDS encoding PepSY-like domain-containing protein: MKKYLLLLALLPLAALSAQAQKVAEKQVPAAVLATFKQAHPTAKGVKWEKEDANYEAGYEQGEEELSVVITPTGTLLETETEMKVAQLPAPVRAALTSQYQGYKVSEAARIVTAATGTTVYEAEVSRAGKKQDLLFNADGTVVKK, translated from the coding sequence ATGAAGAAGTACCTGCTGCTATTGGCCCTGCTGCCGCTGGCCGCCCTCTCCGCCCAGGCCCAGAAAGTGGCCGAAAAGCAAGTGCCCGCCGCCGTGCTGGCCACGTTTAAGCAGGCCCACCCCACAGCCAAGGGCGTGAAGTGGGAAAAGGAAGACGCCAACTACGAAGCCGGCTACGAGCAGGGCGAAGAAGAGCTGTCGGTGGTGATTACGCCCACGGGCACGCTGCTGGAAACCGAAACCGAGATGAAAGTAGCGCAGCTGCCGGCTCCCGTGCGCGCCGCCCTGACCAGCCAGTACCAAGGCTATAAAGTGAGTGAAGCGGCCCGGATAGTAACCGCCGCCACCGGCACGACGGTGTACGAGGCCGAAGTCAGCCGGGCGGGCAAGAAGCAGGACCTGCTCTTCAACGCCGACGGCACGGTGGTTAAAAAGTAG
- a CDS encoding phosphatase PAP2 family protein, producing the protein MTFIATSRALVAVVFLGLAGPVRAQIPQNPTPPAVADSLHKFEKPVTAVLLPAKPWYRGKLVKATIVPALLIGYGAYTFNGGGFYTNQEASRDIHKVFPTFRTRADDILIFAPYLELGAVILSGVESRDDRLNIGLVLLKSELIMLTTVFAVKNLSQETRPDGSDNLSFPSGHTAQAFLAASIVHTEFRDKSQWYGIGAYTIATSVAALRMINNKHWQSDVVAGAGFGILSAHLGYLTHRNRWGRKPTLVGLNVAPAYFGGGTPGLTLSWRAH; encoded by the coding sequence ATGACGTTTATTGCCACTTCCCGCGCCTTGGTCGCGGTTGTTTTCCTCGGGCTCGCGGGGCCCGTCCGGGCACAGATTCCTCAGAATCCGACGCCGCCGGCCGTAGCCGATTCGCTGCACAAGTTCGAGAAGCCGGTAACGGCGGTGTTGCTGCCGGCCAAGCCCTGGTACCGCGGCAAGCTGGTCAAGGCCACCATCGTGCCGGCCCTGCTTATCGGCTACGGGGCCTACACCTTCAACGGCGGCGGCTTCTACACCAACCAGGAGGCCAGCCGCGACATCCACAAGGTGTTTCCCACGTTCCGCACCCGCGCCGACGACATCCTCATCTTCGCGCCTTACCTGGAGCTGGGGGCCGTTATCCTGTCCGGCGTGGAGTCGCGCGACGACCGCCTCAACATCGGGCTGGTGCTGCTGAAAAGCGAGCTGATTATGCTCACCACGGTGTTTGCGGTAAAGAACCTATCCCAGGAAACCCGGCCCGATGGCTCCGACAACCTCTCCTTTCCCTCGGGCCACACCGCCCAGGCCTTTTTGGCGGCCAGCATCGTGCACACCGAGTTCCGGGACAAAAGCCAGTGGTACGGCATCGGGGCGTATACCATCGCCACGAGTGTGGCCGCGCTGCGCATGATAAACAACAAGCACTGGCAGAGCGACGTGGTGGCCGGCGCGGGCTTTGGCATCCTTTCGGCCCACCTGGGCTACCTCACCCACCGCAACCGCTGGGGCCGCAAGCCGACGCTGGTGGGCCTGAACGTGGCCCCGGCCTACTTCGGGGGCGGCACCCCGGGCCTAACGCTGAGCTGGCGCGCCCACTAA
- a CDS encoding phosphatase PAP2 family protein, which yields MTILTSLLGFFRLLWQQHRRLLLGLLLGFIGPWCVFIKVAQEVWEDKGFRGDQAILEFLYAHANPGLNAVALWMARAGGTLWTPVVEAAVLLGLLLARQRRAALFFILSVGGAGALNLFAKLLLARARPAFWVSIAPETTYSFPSGHAMGAAALALTLGVLLWPTRARWMAVVLGMAWALLMGWSRMYLGVHFPSDVLAGWVGSIGWVGGMHLLFDRYALDLRRLWRDTRTYWLARHGSQHH from the coding sequence ATGACCATTCTCACCTCCCTGCTTGGCTTTTTCCGCCTGCTCTGGCAGCAGCACCGCAGGCTGCTGCTCGGGCTGCTGCTGGGTTTTATCGGCCCCTGGTGCGTGTTTATCAAGGTGGCCCAGGAAGTGTGGGAAGACAAGGGCTTCCGCGGCGACCAGGCCATCCTGGAGTTCCTCTATGCTCACGCCAACCCAGGTCTGAACGCGGTGGCCCTGTGGATGGCCCGGGCCGGCGGCACGCTCTGGACGCCGGTGGTGGAAGCGGCCGTGCTGCTGGGCCTGTTGCTGGCCCGTCAGCGCCGGGCAGCCCTGTTTTTTATCCTTTCGGTGGGCGGGGCCGGCGCCCTGAACCTGTTTGCCAAGCTGCTGCTGGCCCGCGCCCGCCCGGCGTTCTGGGTTTCTATTGCCCCGGAAACCACCTACAGCTTTCCCAGCGGGCACGCCATGGGCGCGGCGGCCCTGGCCCTGACGCTGGGGGTGCTGCTCTGGCCCACCCGGGCCCGCTGGATGGCCGTGGTCCTGGGCATGGCCTGGGCGCTGCTCATGGGCTGGTCGCGCATGTATTTGGGCGTGCATTTTCCCTCCGACGTGCTGGCCGGGTGGGTGGGCTCCATCGGCTGGGTCGGGGGCATGCACCTGCTCTTCGACCGCTACGCCCTAGACCTGCGTCGGCTGTGGCGCGACACGCGCACCTACTGGCTGGCCCGGCACGGTTCGCAGCACCACTAA
- a CDS encoding efflux RND transporter periplasmic adaptor subunit, with protein sequence MYFPSFASPLLVASRCLALTGLLAGAAACGKEEKPKAISPSEVENPVKESELTTVTITADAEKRLGIKTVAVKTDNVQATREVGGEIQAVPGQAVTIVAPVQGTLRGGAGLTAGQRVRQGQTLYSLVPLPAERDLLTLDQGTAQSRTQLQVAQARLQRAEELLADRAGSVRARDDARADVALAQRALADARARQGAMNGNTGGGQALPIRAPLSGVVQRVSVAPGSLVTANTVLLELAALNKVWVRVPLFVGDLRRLGKEQSVTVRPLNGGAPRQARAVEAPLLSASAGTGTAGTGTASTGTADVFYEIDNTDEAFRPGERVAVDVTLGNAASGATNGATGAVASTPALTIPAAALLYDASGGQWVYVRTKPLQYTRMRVEVQRAVGDQIVISRGVKAGAEVVTDGAAELFGTEFGGSH encoded by the coding sequence ATGTATTTCCCCTCGTTCGCATCCCCCCTGCTGGTGGCTTCCCGCTGCCTGGCACTGACGGGCCTGCTCGCCGGCGCGGCCGCCTGCGGCAAAGAAGAAAAGCCCAAGGCCATCAGCCCCTCCGAAGTTGAGAACCCGGTCAAGGAGTCGGAGCTGACCACCGTGACCATCACCGCGGACGCGGAAAAACGGCTGGGCATTAAAACTGTGGCCGTCAAAACCGACAACGTGCAGGCCACGCGGGAGGTAGGCGGCGAAATCCAGGCGGTGCCGGGCCAGGCCGTGACCATCGTGGCGCCCGTGCAGGGCACGCTGCGCGGCGGGGCGGGCCTGACGGCCGGCCAGCGCGTGCGTCAGGGGCAGACGCTTTATAGCCTGGTGCCGCTGCCCGCCGAGCGCGACCTGCTCACCCTGGACCAAGGCACGGCGCAGTCACGCACCCAACTGCAGGTGGCCCAGGCCCGCCTGCAGCGAGCCGAGGAGCTGCTGGCCGACCGCGCCGGTAGCGTGCGGGCCCGCGACGACGCCCGGGCTGACGTGGCCCTGGCCCAGCGCGCCCTGGCCGACGCCCGCGCCCGACAAGGGGCAATGAACGGCAACACCGGCGGCGGGCAGGCCCTGCCCATCCGGGCGCCGCTGAGCGGGGTGGTGCAGCGCGTGAGCGTGGCGCCGGGCTCACTCGTTACGGCCAACACGGTTTTGTTGGAGCTGGCCGCGCTTAACAAGGTGTGGGTGCGCGTGCCGCTCTTCGTAGGCGACTTGCGCCGCTTGGGCAAGGAGCAGTCCGTAACGGTGCGGCCCTTGAACGGGGGCGCGCCGCGGCAGGCCCGGGCGGTGGAAGCCCCCTTGCTCAGCGCCTCGGCAGGGACCGGGACCGCCGGCACGGGGACGGCCAGCACGGGCACAGCCGACGTGTTTTACGAAATTGACAACACCGACGAAGCGTTCCGGCCCGGCGAGCGGGTGGCCGTGGACGTGACGCTGGGCAACGCCGCGAGCGGGGCCACCAACGGCGCCACGGGAGCGGTGGCCAGTACGCCGGCGCTCACCATCCCGGCCGCCGCGCTGCTCTACGACGCCTCGGGCGGGCAGTGGGTGTACGTGCGCACCAAGCCCCTGCAGTACACCCGTATGCGGGTGGAGGTGCAGCGGGCGGTGGGGGACCAAATCGTCATCTCGCGGGGCGTGAAAGCCGGCGCGGAGGTCGTGACCGACGGGGCGGCGGAGTTATTCGGAACTGAATTTGGCGGCAGCCACTAA
- a CDS encoding PepSY-like domain-containing protein: protein MKKLLVSAVVLGVVALLAFFWFRVAAPERPRSAASIPAAVMTAFQTAYPNARAVKWTREHGQFEAEFNDGATEKKTWLMFTNAGAVTETEVEIDPAELPAPISARLSTYYKGYDVTEAAIIKPDSGGTIYEAEITQGTNQRDVYLLADGTEVKNTETKKADATGL from the coding sequence ATGAAAAAGCTTCTTGTCTCCGCCGTGGTGCTGGGCGTTGTAGCCCTACTGGCCTTCTTCTGGTTTCGGGTAGCGGCACCCGAGCGTCCCCGTTCCGCCGCTTCCATTCCCGCCGCCGTGATGACGGCCTTTCAAACGGCGTACCCCAACGCCCGCGCCGTGAAGTGGACCCGGGAACACGGGCAGTTCGAGGCCGAGTTCAACGACGGCGCCACCGAGAAAAAGACCTGGCTCATGTTCACGAACGCCGGCGCCGTGACGGAGACCGAAGTCGAGATTGACCCGGCCGAGCTGCCGGCCCCGATAAGCGCCCGTCTGAGCACCTACTACAAGGGCTACGACGTGACGGAAGCGGCCATCATCAAGCCCGACAGCGGCGGCACGATTTACGAAGCCGAAATTACGCAGGGCACCAACCAACGCGACGTGTACCTGCTGGCGGACGGCACCGAAGTCAAAAACACCGAAACCAAGAAGGCCGACGCGACGGGGCTGTAG